One region of Nitrospira sp. genomic DNA includes:
- the atpH gene encoding ATP synthase F1 subunit delta, whose amino-acid sequence MIKTAVARRYAKALFELLDTPSIEPARSALNGLGEAFTQSAALRHAIASPVFPEETKLGALIELATRLGCPPVGQRFLELLVKKNRVSFLPDIAEAFAKLVDQSKGTQQVLVSSANALPAAEQDRITTRLRDLLQRDVDVTFHIEPEHVAGLHIRLGSTVVDSTVRGRLSAMQRVLTKE is encoded by the coding sequence GTGATTAAGACAGCCGTCGCACGTCGATACGCAAAAGCCCTGTTCGAACTTCTTGATACCCCAAGCATCGAGCCCGCCCGCTCGGCGTTGAACGGGCTGGGAGAGGCCTTCACGCAGTCCGCTGCGTTACGCCATGCCATCGCTTCTCCTGTGTTCCCGGAAGAGACCAAATTGGGTGCGCTGATTGAATTGGCCACTCGACTCGGATGCCCGCCGGTCGGCCAGAGATTTCTCGAACTCTTGGTCAAAAAGAATCGGGTCAGTTTCCTGCCGGACATCGCCGAGGCCTTCGCCAAGCTCGTGGATCAATCCAAGGGGACGCAGCAAGTGCTAGTGTCATCCGCGAATGCCTTGCCCGCGGCCGAGCAGGATCGGATCACCACCCGATTGCGCGATCTTTTACAGCGCGACGTCGATGTCACTTTCCATATAGAACCTGAACATGTCGCCGGTCTCCACATCCGCCTGGGCAGCACCGTCGTAGACAGCACGGTCCGGGGCCGACTGAGCGCCATGCAGCGTGTGTTGACCAAGGAGTAG